The Bombus pascuorum chromosome 9, iyBomPasc1.1, whole genome shotgun sequence genome has a window encoding:
- the LOC132911024 gene encoding NAD kinase 2, mitochondrial-like isoform X2, translated as MIASHIATKHVKNQVIEVLKKLNIEYKIINRENLDRSNFIWADLILPIGGDGTFLLASNMIFDDKKPIIGINSFPERSEGYLMLSPKYTTRIPEIFEMLKAGHYNVVMRRRIRTTIKGDNIWDPPFHTHEKGRVVGEEKFYTQDLKQEISNKLPKKRRLPWLALNEVFIAEILSARISNLLINLNNEEKYHLVRSSGLCVSTGTGSTSWYRSINTVSPQVVKEILSLLDKKQIDNEEIEKISSTFNAGLPFHAEELKLCYSVRDMMVNSMWPTPKCLQPRGFCKKLTVISQCYDAGLVLDGGIAVPFNFGTTAVLETYPEDSLRALTLPD; from the exons ATGATAGCTAGTCATATAGCAACCAAACATGTAAAAAATCAAGTGATTGAAGTCTTGAAGAAActgaatatagaatataaaataataaatag AGAAAATCTAGAcagatcaaattttatttgggCTGATTTAATTCTTCCGATTGGTGGCGATGGGACGTTTCTGTTGGCGTCAAATATGATATTCGACGACAAGAAACCAATAATTGGTATTAATTCGTTTCCGGAAAGATCGGAGGGGTATCTTATGTTATCTCCGAAATATACAACAAGGATAcctgaaattttcgaaatgctAAAAGCAGGTCATTACAACGTAGTAATGAGACGAAGAATTCGTACGACGATAAAGGGAGATAATATTTGGGACCCTCCTTTCCACACGCATGAAAAAGGTCGCGTTGTAGGTgaagaaaa ATTTTACACACAAGATCTGAAGcaagaaatatcaaataagtTACCAAAAAAAAGACGTTTGCCTTGGTTGGCATTAAATGAA GTATTTATAGCAGAAATACTTTCTGCTAGAATAagtaatttacttataaatttaaataatgaagaGAAATATCATTTGGTAAGAAGTTCTGGTTTATGTGTTAGCACAGGAACAGGATCGACATCTTGGTATAGATCTATAAATACTGTTAGTCCACAAGTAGTAAAAGAAATACTGAGCCTTTTagataaaaaacaaattgatAATGAAGAGATTGAAAAAATCTCTTCTACTTTCAATGCTGGTTTACCTTTTCATGCGG AGGAATTAAAATTGTGTTATTCTGTAAGAGATATGATGGTAAATAGTATGTGGCCTACACCAAAGTGTCTGCAACCTCGTGGATTTTGTAAAAAACTTACAGTAATATCACAATGTTACGATGCTGGTTTAGTCCTTGATGGTGGCATAGCAGTACCATTCAATTTTGGAACTACTGCAGTATTGGAGACTTATCCTGAAGATTCTTTACGAGCGCTAACCCTTCCAGATTGA
- the LOC132911024 gene encoding NAD kinase 2, mitochondrial-like isoform X1, translated as MTTLNHLRRRSARAVQFLQPHKYNASNNLRLFLRNESNFVPKRVLIVAKLSRYHFEKIREPNLSDEQLKFKLLERGSDYDAMIASHIATKHVKNQVIEVLKKLNIEYKIINRENLDRSNFIWADLILPIGGDGTFLLASNMIFDDKKPIIGINSFPERSEGYLMLSPKYTTRIPEIFEMLKAGHYNVVMRRRIRTTIKGDNIWDPPFHTHEKGRVVGEEKFYTQDLKQEISNKLPKKRRLPWLALNEVFIAEILSARISNLLINLNNEEKYHLVRSSGLCVSTGTGSTSWYRSINTVSPQVVKEILSLLDKKQIDNEEIEKISSTFNAGLPFHAEELKLCYSVRDMMVNSMWPTPKCLQPRGFCKKLTVISQCYDAGLVLDGGIAVPFNFGTTAVLETYPEDSLRALTLPD; from the exons ATGACGACTCTCAACCATCTTCGAAGAAGATCTGCCA gAGCTGTGCAATTTTTACAACCGCATAAGTACAATGCTTCCAATAATCTTAGGTTATTCCTGCGAAATGAATCAAACTTTGTACCGAAGCGAGTGCTCATTGTGGCAAAATTGTCGCgatatcattttgaaaaaatacgaGAACCAAACTTGAGTGACGAACAATTAAAGTTTAAATTATTGGAAAGGGGTTCTGATTATGATGCAATGATAGCTAGTCATATAGCAACCAAACATGTAAAAAATCAAGTGATTGAAGTCTTGAAGAAActgaatatagaatataaaataataaatag AGAAAATCTAGAcagatcaaattttatttgggCTGATTTAATTCTTCCGATTGGTGGCGATGGGACGTTTCTGTTGGCGTCAAATATGATATTCGACGACAAGAAACCAATAATTGGTATTAATTCGTTTCCGGAAAGATCGGAGGGGTATCTTATGTTATCTCCGAAATATACAACAAGGATAcctgaaattttcgaaatgctAAAAGCAGGTCATTACAACGTAGTAATGAGACGAAGAATTCGTACGACGATAAAGGGAGATAATATTTGGGACCCTCCTTTCCACACGCATGAAAAAGGTCGCGTTGTAGGTgaagaaaa ATTTTACACACAAGATCTGAAGcaagaaatatcaaataagtTACCAAAAAAAAGACGTTTGCCTTGGTTGGCATTAAATGAA GTATTTATAGCAGAAATACTTTCTGCTAGAATAagtaatttacttataaatttaaataatgaagaGAAATATCATTTGGTAAGAAGTTCTGGTTTATGTGTTAGCACAGGAACAGGATCGACATCTTGGTATAGATCTATAAATACTGTTAGTCCACAAGTAGTAAAAGAAATACTGAGCCTTTTagataaaaaacaaattgatAATGAAGAGATTGAAAAAATCTCTTCTACTTTCAATGCTGGTTTACCTTTTCATGCGG AGGAATTAAAATTGTGTTATTCTGTAAGAGATATGATGGTAAATAGTATGTGGCCTACACCAAAGTGTCTGCAACCTCGTGGATTTTGTAAAAAACTTACAGTAATATCACAATGTTACGATGCTGGTTTAGTCCTTGATGGTGGCATAGCAGTACCATTCAATTTTGGAACTACTGCAGTATTGGAGACTTATCCTGAAGATTCTTTACGAGCGCTAACCCTTCCAGATTGA